One window of Nymphaea colorata isolate Beijing-Zhang1983 chromosome 1, ASM883128v2, whole genome shotgun sequence genomic DNA carries:
- the LOC116268143 gene encoding probable purine permease 4 isoform X2: MVEMMNKLPTAMSANGQQEGKEAQGNKNKIGGLVLKRGLFMHLSRPFSCFTPKVLPCTILLGLRLGFDNFTYAWGISYIPVSIATLLLSSQLAFTTIFACLIVKQPMNFSTLNCIILLTLSSALVGITSSHETPAGVTTFQYAMGVMSTMITAVLFGLYLPLLELLNDHFRKKQVAVSFSLVLETQIVIQATASTFSCLGMAVCGDFKKIMAEAEGFGLRQLKYWLCLVLGAISWQMNFEGSAGSFS; encoded by the exons atgg TGGAGATGATGAACAAGCTGCCTACAGCCATGAGCGCCAATGGGCAgcaagaagggaaggaggcCCAAGGAAACAAGAATAAGATTGGTGGCTTAGTACTGAAACGTGGACTCTTTATGCATCTCAGTAG ACCTTTCAGTTGCTTCACTCCAAAGGTGTTGCCATGCACCATCCTGCTGGGCCTGCGTCTGGGGTTTGACAACTTCACCTACGCTTGGGGGATCTCATACATCCCAGTTTCCATTGCCACCTTGCTGCTTTCTTCTCAACTGGCCTTCACCACAATCTTTGCCTGCTTGATCGTCAAGCAACCAATGAATTTTTCCACACTGAACTGCATTATTCTGCTAACGTTGAGCTCTGCTCTTGTGGGCATAACCAGTAGCCATGAAACTCCTGCAGGGGTGACCACTTTCCAGTATGCAATGGGAGTTATGTCCACAATGATCACTGCCGTTCTCTTTGGTCTGTACCTCCCATTGCTGGAGCTACTGAACGACCATTTCAGGAAGAAGCAGGTGGCAGTAAGTTTCAGCCTTGTGTTGGAGACCCAGATTGTGATTCAGGCCACTGCCAGTACATTTTCTTGTTTGGGTATGGCTGTGTGTGGGGATTTCAAGAAGATCATGGCAGAAGCAGAAGGATTTGGTCTTAGGCAGCTGAAGTATTGGCTGTGTTTGGTGCTTGGGGCAATTTCATGGCAGATGAACTTTGAGGGGTCTGCGGGTTCATTTTCTTGA
- the LOC116264919 gene encoding purine permease 3-like, producing MADPRDSETSHSVLQIDSLEAHKDATSDEEKEEVRESKKKWRLSSMRFKNGVAYWLLVSANYISLSVGNASATLLAKFYFMHGGSRRWVSTLIQSAGFPLLFIPWAISYCVNPSSTYRPFSCFSPRVLLCTVLLGLLLGFDNFLFAWGISYIPVSISALLLSSQLAFTALFSRLIVKQPMNFPTLNCIFVLTFSSALVGSSGSHERPAGVSSFHYVLGVLCTIGAACFFGLYLPLLQLLNDYLREKKKVAMSFMLVLETQIVIFAIATVFSCVGMLVGGDFGKLKTESEEFDLGQVKYWLCLVFGAVSWQMAFVGIAGMTFLASSLMSGICVTALIPAGVLAPLVFFHEGLNSDKVFAAVMSMWGFSSYLVGEYKQKQKELKSKAKSGNSQS from the exons ATGGCCGACCCAAGGGATTCAGAGACTTCTCACTCAGTTCTGCAGA TTGACAGTCTTGAGGCCCACAAAGACGCAACCTCAGatgaggagaaggaagaggTTAGGGAGAGCAAGAAAAAATGGAGGCTTTCTTCGATGAGATTCAAAAATGGTGTAGCTTATTGGCTTCTGGTCTCTGCAAATTACATCTCGCTCTCTGTTGGTAATGCCTCAGCTACTCTACTGGCGAAGTTTTACTTCATGCATGGAGGAAGCAGGAGATGGGTCTCAACACTGATACAGTCTGCCGGCTTCCCTCTGCTCTTCATCCCATGGGCAATTTCTTACTGTGTGAACCCATCATCCACATACAGGCCTTTCTCTTGCTTCTCCCCGAGAGTTCTGCTCTGCACAGTCCTCTTGGGACTGCTTCTTGGATTTGATAATTTCCTGTTCGCCTGGGGAATCTCTTATATCCCTGTTTCCATCTCtgctcttctcctttcttcccAATTGGCCTTCACTGCTCTCTTTTCCCGCTTGATTGTTAAACAACCCATGAATTTCCCCACCCTCAACTGCATTTTCGTCCTCACTTTTAGCTCTGCTCTTGTGGGCTCTAGTGGCAGCCATGAAAGGCCTGCAGGGGTGAGCAGTTTTCACTATGTTCTTGGGGTGCTGTGCACAATTGGTGCTGCGTGCTTCTTTGGACTTTACCTGCCGCTGCTGCAGCTTCTGAATGACTACctgagagagaagaagaaggtagcCATGAGCTTTATGCTGGTTTTGGAAACCCAAATAGTAATTTTTGCCATAGCAACTGTGTTTTCCTGTGTCGGCATGTTGGTAGGTGGAGATTTTGGTAAGTTGAAGACAGAATCAGAAGAATTCGATCTTGGGCAGGTGAAGTACTGGCTCTGCTTGGTGTTTGGGGCTGTTTCATGGCAGATGGCCTTTGTGGGTATTGCAGGGATGACGTTCTTGGCAAGCTCCCTGATGAGTGGGATATGTGTGACAGCCCTCATACCAGCAGGTGTTCTGGCTCCATTGGTGTTCTTCCATGAAGGCTTGAACTCAGACAAGGTTTTTGCTGCCGTCATGTCCATGTGGGGATTCTCTTCTTATCTGGTTGGAGAGTATAAACAGAAGCAGAAGGAACTCAAAAGTAAAGCAAAGTCGGGGAATTCGCAGAGCTAA
- the LOC116268143 gene encoding probable purine permease 4 isoform X1 — MDLTVIFVCFFAVEMMNKLPTAMSANGQQEGKEAQGNKNKIGGLVLKRGLFMHLSRPFSCFTPKVLPCTILLGLRLGFDNFTYAWGISYIPVSIATLLLSSQLAFTTIFACLIVKQPMNFSTLNCIILLTLSSALVGITSSHETPAGVTTFQYAMGVMSTMITAVLFGLYLPLLELLNDHFRKKQVAVSFSLVLETQIVIQATASTFSCLGMAVCGDFKKIMAEAEGFGLRQLKYWLCLVLGAISWQMNFEGSAGSFS; from the exons ATGGACTTgacagttatttttgtttgtttttttgcagTGGAGATGATGAACAAGCTGCCTACAGCCATGAGCGCCAATGGGCAgcaagaagggaaggaggcCCAAGGAAACAAGAATAAGATTGGTGGCTTAGTACTGAAACGTGGACTCTTTATGCATCTCAGTAG ACCTTTCAGTTGCTTCACTCCAAAGGTGTTGCCATGCACCATCCTGCTGGGCCTGCGTCTGGGGTTTGACAACTTCACCTACGCTTGGGGGATCTCATACATCCCAGTTTCCATTGCCACCTTGCTGCTTTCTTCTCAACTGGCCTTCACCACAATCTTTGCCTGCTTGATCGTCAAGCAACCAATGAATTTTTCCACACTGAACTGCATTATTCTGCTAACGTTGAGCTCTGCTCTTGTGGGCATAACCAGTAGCCATGAAACTCCTGCAGGGGTGACCACTTTCCAGTATGCAATGGGAGTTATGTCCACAATGATCACTGCCGTTCTCTTTGGTCTGTACCTCCCATTGCTGGAGCTACTGAACGACCATTTCAGGAAGAAGCAGGTGGCAGTAAGTTTCAGCCTTGTGTTGGAGACCCAGATTGTGATTCAGGCCACTGCCAGTACATTTTCTTGTTTGGGTATGGCTGTGTGTGGGGATTTCAAGAAGATCATGGCAGAAGCAGAAGGATTTGGTCTTAGGCAGCTGAAGTATTGGCTGTGTTTGGTGCTTGGGGCAATTTCATGGCAGATGAACTTTGAGGGGTCTGCGGGTTCATTTTCTTGA